A portion of the uncultured Draconibacterium sp. genome contains these proteins:
- a CDS encoding glycoside hydrolase family 97 protein: protein MKRLLLILVLAVGTFFSHAEQITSPNGKMKLTFELSDGTPTYKLQLEDKTIIKSSKLGLELKDAEPLLSGFTIANSQTSTFDETWKPVWGEQSEIHNHYNELEVTLNQSATNRKMIIRFRVFNDGLGFRYEFPEQENLIYFVVTNERTEFAMDGDHTAFWIPGDYDTQEYDYTKSKLSEIRGLMEKAITPNTSQTPISATAVQTSLMMKTNDGYYINLHEAALKDYSCMHLELDDKKMVFESTLTPDTQGNMAYMQAPCTTPWRTVIAGKKAGDILLSNITLNLNEPCALENTDWIKPVKYVGVWWEMITGKSSWAYTNLPSVKLGVTDYSKTTPNGIHAANTEEVKKYIDFAAENGLDAVLVEGWNEGWEDWFNKSKDYVFDFVTPYPDFNVAELRDYAKSKNVHLMMHHETSSSVRNYERHLDTAYQFMADNNYNSVKSGYVGDIIPRGEYHYGQWMVNHYLYAVKKAADYKIMVNAHEAVRPTGLCRTYPNLIGNESARGTEYEAFGGNNVDHTTILPFTRLIGGPMDYTPGIFETHVSAYNPDNNSQVRTTIARQLALYVTMYSPLQMAADLPTTYAKYMDAFQFIKDVALDWDKSLVLEAEPGDYITYARKEKGSENWFVGRTNDEETRTSVIGFDFLNPDQKYIATVYADAKDANWKTNPQAYEIKKYVVSSKSELKQQCAPGGGYAISIIPVSDKSELKGLKKL from the coding sequence CCATTGCTAACAGCCAAACTTCCACTTTTGACGAAACATGGAAACCGGTTTGGGGCGAACAAAGCGAAATTCACAATCATTACAACGAACTGGAAGTTACTTTAAACCAGTCGGCCACCAACCGAAAAATGATCATACGTTTTCGTGTATTTAACGATGGACTTGGTTTTCGTTATGAATTCCCGGAGCAGGAGAACCTGATTTATTTTGTGGTAACCAACGAGCGCACGGAGTTTGCCATGGACGGCGACCACACTGCATTCTGGATTCCGGGCGATTACGACACGCAAGAATACGATTACACCAAATCTAAACTGTCGGAAATTCGTGGATTGATGGAAAAAGCAATTACACCAAACACATCGCAAACACCAATTTCGGCAACAGCTGTACAAACCTCGTTAATGATGAAAACCAACGACGGTTACTACATCAACCTGCACGAGGCAGCATTGAAAGATTACTCGTGCATGCACCTCGAGCTCGACGATAAAAAGATGGTATTCGAATCAACTCTAACACCCGATACTCAGGGAAACATGGCTTACATGCAGGCACCTTGTACAACACCGTGGCGCACCGTTATTGCCGGCAAAAAGGCTGGCGATATTCTGCTTTCAAATATCACACTTAATTTGAACGAGCCTTGCGCGCTTGAAAACACCGACTGGATTAAACCGGTGAAATATGTTGGCGTTTGGTGGGAAATGATTACAGGGAAAAGCTCGTGGGCATATACCAATCTACCAAGTGTAAAACTGGGCGTAACTGATTATTCAAAAACTACTCCAAACGGAATTCATGCTGCCAACACCGAAGAAGTAAAAAAATACATCGATTTTGCCGCTGAAAATGGCTTGGATGCCGTTTTAGTAGAAGGCTGGAACGAAGGTTGGGAAGACTGGTTCAATAAATCGAAAGACTACGTTTTTGATTTTGTAACGCCCTACCCCGATTTTAATGTTGCCGAATTGCGCGATTATGCCAAAAGTAAAAATGTGCACCTGATGATGCACCACGAAACATCGAGCTCGGTGCGTAACTACGAGCGCCATTTAGATACGGCGTACCAGTTTATGGCCGACAATAATTATAACTCGGTTAAAAGTGGATATGTGGGCGATATTATTCCACGTGGCGAATACCATTACGGACAATGGATGGTAAACCATTATTTGTACGCGGTAAAAAAAGCTGCTGATTACAAAATAATGGTGAATGCACACGAAGCTGTTCGTCCGACAGGATTGTGCAGAACTTATCCGAACCTTATCGGCAACGAATCGGCACGAGGAACCGAATACGAAGCTTTTGGAGGCAACAATGTTGATCACACCACCATCCTTCCGTTTACACGTTTGATTGGAGGACCGATGGATTACACACCGGGGATTTTCGAAACGCATGTTAGCGCATACAATCCCGATAATAATTCGCAGGTGCGTACAACCATTGCACGCCAATTGGCTTTGTATGTAACCATGTACAGCCCGTTGCAAATGGCCGCCGATTTGCCAACCACTTACGCAAAATATATGGATGCTTTCCAGTTTATAAAAGACGTAGCTCTTGATTGGGATAAATCGTTGGTTTTGGAAGCAGAGCCGGGTGATTACATTACTTACGCCCGAAAAGAAAAAGGTAGCGAGAACTGGTTTGTGGGTCGCACAAACGACGAAGAAACCCGCACTTCTGTAATCGGTTTTGATTTTCTGAATCCGGATCAGAAATACATTGCAACGGTTTATGCCGATGCAAAAGATGCCAATTGGAAAACCAATCCGCAAGCTTATGAAATCAAAAAATATGTGGTTTCAAGTAAATCGGAATTAAAACAACAATGTGCTCCCGGCGGCGGTTATGCAATTAGCATTATTCCCGTTTCGGATAAGTCGGAATTAAAAGGATTAAAAAAGTTATAA